A window of Actinobacillus suis ATCC 33415 contains these coding sequences:
- the ispE gene encoding 4-(cytidine 5'-diphospho)-2-C-methyl-D-erythritol kinase codes for MNKVTLPSPAKLNLFLYITNRRTDGYHELQTLFQFLDFGDEISLEVNQSGEIELLNEIEGVEKEQNLIYRAAKLLQNHTACTKGAKIGVTKRLPMGGGVGGGSSNAATVLVGLNHFWQTGLSLEELAELGLSLGADVPIFVRGVAAFAEGVGEVLTPCEPEEKWFVVLKPSVSISTAVVFNDPNLPRNTPKRSLAELLENKWANDCEKVVRDHYSEVEDLVQELVEYASFRLTGTGACIFAEFDSKEDAQKVFDRKPQNVCGFVAKGQNISPLHKKLNLIP; via the coding sequence ATGAATAAAGTCACTTTACCTAGCCCGGCTAAGTTAAATCTTTTTTTATACATTACTAACAGACGCACAGACGGTTATCACGAGTTACAAACCTTATTTCAATTTTTAGATTTTGGCGATGAAATTTCACTGGAAGTAAATCAGAGCGGTGAAATTGAATTGTTAAACGAAATTGAAGGAGTCGAAAAAGAGCAGAACTTAATTTATCGAGCTGCAAAATTATTACAAAATCATACCGCTTGTACGAAAGGTGCCAAAATCGGCGTAACCAAACGTTTACCAATGGGTGGTGGCGTTGGCGGAGGTTCATCGAATGCGGCAACCGTACTGGTTGGATTAAATCATTTTTGGCAAACAGGCTTAAGTCTTGAAGAGCTTGCAGAACTAGGACTGAGCTTAGGTGCGGATGTACCGATTTTTGTGCGAGGCGTTGCGGCTTTTGCAGAAGGTGTCGGCGAAGTGTTAACACCTTGTGAGCCGGAAGAAAAATGGTTTGTGGTGTTAAAACCGAGTGTTTCTATTTCGACTGCCGTCGTTTTTAATGACCCTAATTTGCCTCGAAATACGCCAAAACGTAGTTTAGCAGAACTGTTAGAGAATAAATGGGCAAACGATTGCGAAAAAGTTGTGCGAGATCATTATTCAGAGGTTGAAGATCTTGTTCAAGAATTGGTAGAATATGCATCGTTTCGGTTAACGGGCACTGGTGCTTGTATTTTTGCCGAATTTGATTCAAAAGAAGACGCGCAGAAAGTCTTCGACCGCAAACCTCAAAACGTGTGTGGTTTTGTTGCTAAAGGGCAGAACATTTCGCCTTTGCACAAAAAATTAAACTTAATTCCCTAA
- a CDS encoding ribose-phosphate pyrophosphokinase → MPDIKLFAGNATPELAKRIAERLYISLGNATVGRFSDGEIQVQINENVRGSDVFIIQSTCAPTNDNLMELIVMVDALRRASAGRITAVIPYFGYARQDRRVRSARVPITAKVVADFLSSVGVDRVLTCDLHAEQIQGFFDVPVDNVFGSPVLIEDILKKTDLNNPMVVSPDIGGVVRARAIAKLLNDADMAIIDKRRPKANVSQVMHIIGDVAGRDCILVDDMIDTGGTLVKAAEALKERGATKVVAYATHAVFSGTAAMNLANPALDEVVVTDTIPLSDEIKALNKVRALTLSSMLAEAIRRISNEESISAMFDA, encoded by the coding sequence ATGCCAGATATCAAACTGTTTGCGGGTAACGCAACGCCAGAACTTGCAAAACGTATTGCAGAGCGCCTTTACATCTCTTTAGGCAATGCAACAGTCGGTCGTTTTAGCGACGGTGAAATTCAAGTTCAAATTAATGAAAACGTACGTGGTTCGGATGTGTTTATTATCCAATCGACTTGCGCACCAACTAATGACAACTTAATGGAATTGATTGTGATGGTTGATGCTTTACGTCGTGCGTCTGCAGGTCGTATCACGGCTGTTATCCCTTATTTCGGTTATGCTCGTCAAGACCGTCGTGTTCGTTCAGCGCGTGTGCCGATTACGGCAAAAGTGGTTGCGGACTTCCTTTCAAGCGTAGGTGTTGACCGCGTTTTAACCTGTGACTTACACGCAGAACAAATCCAAGGTTTCTTTGATGTACCTGTAGATAACGTATTTGGTTCTCCGGTGCTTATCGAAGATATTCTTAAGAAAACGGATTTAAATAATCCAATGGTGGTATCACCGGATATCGGTGGTGTGGTACGTGCGCGTGCGATCGCTAAATTATTAAATGACGCGGATATGGCAATCATTGATAAACGCCGTCCAAAAGCAAATGTATCACAAGTAATGCATATTATCGGTGATGTTGCCGGTCGTGACTGTATCTTAGTTGACGATATGATCGACACTGGCGGTACGTTAGTTAAAGCTGCGGAAGCATTGAAAGAACGTGGTGCAACCAAAGTGGTTGCTTACGCAACGCATGCGGTATTCTCAGGTACTGCAGCAATGAACTTAGCGAACCCAGCATTAGATGAAGTAGTTGTAACCGATACAATTCCACTTTCTGATGAAATCAAAGCATTAAACAAAGTGCGTGCATTAACATTATCAAGCATGTTAGCAGAAGCTATTCGTCGTATTAGCAACGAAGAGTCCATTTCTGCAATGTTTGACGCATAA
- the pyrD gene encoding quinone-dependent dihydroorotate dehydrogenase has translation MYSLIRKCLFAMDAENAHNFSVQALKLVGKLPFDPLPIPHNPVEVMGLQFKNPIGLAAGADKNGEAIDGFGKLGFGFIEVGTVTPVAQDGNPKPRQFRLLEAEGIINRNGFNNYGVDVLVENVKRSKYDGVLGINIGKNAFTPIENALDDYQICLRKVYEYADYITVNISSPNTKNLRSLQYGDALDELLSALKQEQSILSQKFAKYKPLVLKIAPDLTDEEVASVADSLVRHKIDGVIAGNTTLSREPVAGLKHAEQQGGLSGKPLNSLSTHLIRRLAKELNGQLPIIGSGGIHSVSSSQEKIDAGASLLQVYSAMIYQGPALIQELAKQIKLNK, from the coding sequence ATGTATTCCCTCATTCGTAAATGTCTGTTTGCTATGGACGCTGAAAATGCGCATAATTTTTCCGTTCAAGCGCTTAAACTTGTCGGAAAATTACCTTTTGATCCTTTACCCATTCCTCATAATCCAGTTGAGGTGATGGGGCTGCAGTTTAAAAATCCTATCGGTCTTGCCGCCGGTGCGGATAAAAACGGTGAAGCGATTGACGGTTTTGGCAAGTTAGGATTCGGTTTTATTGAAGTAGGAACGGTTACACCGGTTGCACAAGACGGTAATCCTAAGCCACGTCAATTCCGTCTTTTGGAAGCGGAGGGCATTATCAATCGTAATGGTTTTAATAATTACGGTGTGGATGTGTTGGTAGAAAATGTGAAGCGTTCCAAATATGACGGGGTACTCGGAATTAATATTGGTAAAAATGCCTTTACGCCAATTGAGAACGCTTTGGATGATTACCAAATTTGTTTACGTAAGGTGTATGAGTATGCCGATTATATTACGGTGAATATTTCTTCACCGAATACCAAGAATTTACGTTCATTGCAATACGGTGATGCATTAGATGAATTGCTGAGTGCATTAAAGCAAGAACAATCAATACTTTCGCAAAAGTTTGCAAAATATAAACCGCTTGTTCTGAAAATTGCACCGGATTTAACGGATGAAGAAGTTGCTTCGGTAGCGGATAGTTTGGTACGACATAAGATTGACGGCGTTATTGCCGGTAATACCACTTTATCTCGAGAACCGGTAGCAGGTTTAAAACATGCGGAACAGCAAGGTGGCTTAAGTGGTAAGCCATTAAATTCGCTCAGTACCCATTTAATCCGTAGGTTGGCGAAGGAATTAAACGGGCAGTTGCCAATTATTGGTAGCGGAGGTATTCATTCTGTCTCCTCCAGTCAGGAAAAAATTGATGCGGGTGCAAGTTTATTACAAGTTTATTCGGCAATGATTTATCAGGGGCCGGCGCTGATTCAGGAGCTGGCCAAACAGATCAAACTTAATAAATAG
- the aceE gene encoding pyruvate dehydrogenase (acetyl-transferring), homodimeric type: protein MSELERDVDPFETKEWLESLDSLIRVEGVERAQFIIDELLSQARKDGVPVQSGVTTAYVNTIPVSAQPAYPGDHKIERRIRSAVRWNAIAMVLRSQKKDLDLGGHISTFQSAATMYEVCYNHFFKAATEKNGGDLVFFQGHAAPGMYARAYVEGRLTEEQLDNFRQEAFADGLSSYPHPKLMPEFWQFSTVSMGLGPVNAIYQARFLKYLENRGLKDTSDQKVYAFLGDGEMDEIESKGALTFAAREKLNNLIFTVSCNLQRLDGPVNGNGKIVQELEGLFTGAGWEVIKVLWGSNWDKLFAKDTSGKLAQLMMEVVDGDYLTFKSKDGAYIREHFFGRYPETAALVADMTDEEIWDLRRGAHDSEKLYAAYAKAQKSDKPVVILAHQVKGYKIPEAESKNTAHQSKKMSLESLKGFRDYFELPLTDEQVENLEYIKFAEGSEEYNYIHGQRKALNGYVPARRPKFDVEYKVPALEEFKALLEEQPRGISTTMAFTRALNILLKDKNIGKTIVPMIVDEARTFGMEGLFRQVGIYNPHGQNYTPSDRDLVAYYREAKDGQVLQEGINELGGAASWVAAATSYSVSNQPMIPFFIYYSMFGFQRVGDMMWLAGDQLARGFMVGGTSGRTTLNGEGLQHEDGHSHIQAGIIPNCITYDPSFAFEVAVIMQDGINRMYGEKQEDVFYYMTTLNEVMDQPAMPAGAEEGIRKGLYKFETVKGKGKGHVQLLGSGAIMRHVREAAQILANDYGVTSDVFSAPSFNELAREGNDAVRWNLLHPTAEQRVPYVAQVLADLPTVASTDYVKQYADQIRAFVPSKHYHVLGTDGFGRSDSRANLREHFEVDARYVVVAALSQLAKEGTVETKVVADAIAKFGLNVDRINPLYA, encoded by the coding sequence ATGTCAGAGTTAGAAAGAGATGTAGATCCATTTGAAACCAAAGAGTGGTTAGAATCACTTGATTCATTAATCCGTGTAGAAGGTGTTGAACGTGCACAATTCATTATCGATGAATTATTAAGCCAAGCGCGTAAAGATGGCGTGCCGGTTCAATCTGGTGTGACAACAGCATATGTAAATACTATCCCTGTGTCTGCACAACCAGCTTACCCGGGTGACCACAAAATTGAACGTCGTATCCGTTCTGCAGTACGTTGGAACGCTATCGCAATGGTTTTACGTAGCCAGAAGAAAGATCTTGACTTAGGTGGTCATATTTCAACTTTCCAATCAGCAGCAACAATGTATGAAGTGTGCTACAACCACTTCTTCAAAGCGGCAACTGAAAAAAATGGCGGTGACTTAGTATTCTTCCAAGGTCACGCAGCACCAGGTATGTATGCACGTGCTTATGTTGAAGGTCGTTTAACAGAAGAACAATTAGACAATTTCCGTCAAGAAGCATTTGCGGATGGTTTGTCTTCATACCCACACCCGAAATTAATGCCTGAATTCTGGCAATTCTCAACTGTATCAATGGGTTTAGGTCCTGTTAATGCGATTTATCAAGCACGTTTCTTAAAATACCTTGAAAACCGTGGCTTAAAAGATACGTCAGACCAAAAAGTTTACGCATTCTTAGGCGATGGTGAGATGGATGAAATCGAGTCTAAAGGTGCGTTAACATTTGCTGCTCGTGAAAAATTAAATAACTTAATTTTCACTGTAAGCTGTAACTTACAACGTTTAGACGGTCCGGTAAACGGTAACGGTAAAATCGTTCAAGAATTAGAAGGTTTATTCACCGGTGCAGGCTGGGAAGTAATCAAAGTATTATGGGGCAGCAACTGGGATAAATTATTCGCGAAAGATACTTCAGGTAAATTAGCACAATTAATGATGGAAGTAGTTGATGGTGACTACTTAACCTTCAAATCAAAAGACGGTGCTTATATTCGTGAACACTTCTTCGGTCGTTACCCAGAAACAGCTGCATTAGTAGCGGATATGACAGACGAAGAGATTTGGGATCTTCGCCGTGGTGCGCACGACAGCGAAAAACTTTACGCTGCATATGCGAAAGCACAAAAATCAGATAAACCAGTTGTGATTTTAGCTCACCAAGTTAAAGGTTATAAAATCCCTGAAGCAGAAAGTAAAAATACTGCTCACCAATCGAAAAAAATGTCATTAGAAAGCTTAAAAGGCTTCCGTGACTACTTCGAATTACCGTTAACCGATGAGCAAGTAGAAAATCTTGAGTACATCAAATTTGCTGAAGGTTCTGAAGAATACAACTACATTCACGGTCAACGTAAAGCATTAAACGGTTATGTTCCGGCTCGTCGTCCTAAATTTGACGTAGAGTACAAAGTACCTGCATTAGAAGAATTCAAAGCGTTACTTGAAGAACAACCACGTGGTATTTCAACCACAATGGCGTTTACACGTGCATTAAATATCTTATTAAAAGATAAAAACATTGGTAAAACAATCGTTCCAATGATCGTTGATGAAGCACGTACATTCGGTATGGAAGGTTTATTCCGTCAAGTGGGTATTTACAACCCGCACGGTCAAAACTATACGCCTTCAGACCGCGATTTAGTGGCTTACTACCGTGAAGCGAAAGACGGTCAAGTATTACAAGAAGGTATCAACGAATTAGGTGGTGCAGCGTCTTGGGTTGCAGCGGCAACGTCTTACTCTGTAAGCAACCAACCGATGATTCCATTCTTCATCTATTACTCAATGTTCGGTTTCCAACGTGTGGGCGATATGATGTGGTTAGCGGGTGACCAATTAGCTCGTGGTTTCATGGTCGGTGGTACGTCTGGTCGTACAACGTTAAACGGTGAAGGTTTACAACACGAAGACGGTCATAGCCATATTCAAGCGGGTATTATCCCTAACTGTATTACTTACGACCCATCATTTGCGTTTGAAGTTGCAGTAATCATGCAAGACGGTATCAACCGTATGTATGGTGAAAAACAAGAAGATGTTTTCTATTACATGACAACATTAAACGAAGTAATGGATCAACCGGCAATGCCAGCAGGTGCTGAAGAAGGTATCCGTAAAGGTTTATATAAATTCGAAACCGTTAAAGGTAAAGGCAAAGGTCACGTTCAGTTATTAGGTTCTGGTGCAATTATGCGTCACGTTCGTGAAGCAGCACAAATCCTTGCGAATGACTATGGCGTAACTTCAGACGTATTCTCTGCGCCATCATTCAATGAATTAGCGCGTGAAGGTAATGATGCAGTACGTTGGAACTTATTACACCCAACAGCGGAACAACGTGTTCCTTATGTAGCACAAGTATTAGCGGACTTACCGACAGTTGCTTCAACCGACTATGTGAAACAATACGCAGATCAAATTCGTGCGTTCGTACCAAGTAAACATTATCATGTATTAGGTACAGATGGTTTCGGTCGTTCAGACAGCCGTGCTAACTTACGTGAACACTTCGAAGTTGATGCTCGTTACGTTGTTGTTGCAGCGTTATCACAATTAGCGAAAGAAGGCACAGTAGAAACTAAAGTTGTTGCTGATGCAATCGCTAAATTCGGCTTAAACGTAGATCGTATTAACCCATTATATGCATAA
- the aceF gene encoding pyruvate dehydrogenase complex dihydrolipoyllysine-residue acetyltransferase — protein MSKQINVPDIGSDEVSVTEVMVKVGDTITVDQSLINVEGDKASMEVPAPEAGVVKEVLVKVGDKVTTGSPMLVLEAAEAAPAPAAEAPAQAAAPVAVASAVVEVNVPDIGSDEVNVTEIMVKVGDSVEVDQSIINVEGDKASMEVPAPIAGVVKEILINVGDKVSTGKLIMKFETASAAPVAVEAPAQAAAPAATASAIKEVNVPDIGGDEVNVTEIMVNVGDTVSEEQSLITVEGDKASMEVPAPFAGVVKEILVKSGDKVSTGSLIMKFEVQGAAPAAAPAPAAQAAAPAAQAATQSAQGGNVSGLSQDAVVAAGAYAHATPVIRRLAREFGVNLDKVKGSGRKGRIVKEDIQAYVKTAVKAFETGTVAAAAGNGVANGAGLGLLPWPKVDFSKFGEVEEVELSRINKISGANLHRNWVMIPHVTHFDRTDITELEAFRKEQNKIVEKQKLDVKITPVVFIMKAVAKALEAYPRFNSSISEDGQKLTIKKYINIGVAVDTPNGLVVPVFKNVNKKGIIELSRELMEVSKKARDGKLSGSDMQGGCFTISSLGGIGTTHFTPIVNAPEVAILGVSKSEMAPVWNGKEFEPRLMLPLSLSFDHRVIDGADGARFLSYINGVLADIRRLVM, from the coding sequence ATGTCAAAACAAATTAATGTGCCAGACATCGGTTCAGATGAAGTTTCTGTAACTGAAGTCATGGTAAAAGTAGGCGATACTATTACTGTAGATCAATCACTCATCAACGTAGAAGGTGACAAAGCTTCAATGGAAGTACCAGCGCCGGAAGCAGGTGTTGTTAAAGAAGTTTTAGTAAAAGTGGGCGATAAAGTAACAACTGGTTCACCAATGTTAGTATTAGAAGCGGCAGAAGCTGCGCCAGCACCAGCCGCAGAAGCGCCTGCACAAGCTGCGGCACCTGTAGCAGTGGCATCAGCAGTTGTTGAAGTGAATGTACCAGATATCGGCTCAGACGAAGTAAACGTAACCGAAATTATGGTTAAAGTTGGTGATTCAGTTGAAGTTGATCAATCTATCATCAATGTAGAAGGTGATAAAGCTTCTATGGAAGTTCCAGCACCTATCGCGGGCGTTGTAAAAGAAATTTTAATCAATGTAGGCGATAAAGTTTCAACCGGCAAATTAATTATGAAATTTGAAACTGCATCAGCAGCACCAGTTGCTGTAGAAGCGCCAGCACAAGCAGCTGCACCGGCAGCAACAGCTTCAGCAATTAAAGAAGTGAACGTACCTGATATCGGCGGTGATGAAGTAAACGTAACTGAAATCATGGTAAATGTTGGTGATACAGTATCTGAAGAGCAATCTTTAATTACTGTTGAAGGTGACAAAGCTTCAATGGAAGTTCCGGCACCATTTGCAGGTGTTGTGAAAGAAATTTTAGTGAAATCTGGTGATAAAGTGTCAACCGGTTCATTAATCATGAAATTTGAAGTTCAAGGTGCAGCACCGGCAGCAGCTCCTGCTCCTGCAGCACAAGCAGCTGCACCAGCGGCACAAGCAGCAACGCAATCAGCTCAAGGCGGTAACGTTTCTGGTTTAAGCCAAGATGCAGTAGTAGCGGCAGGTGCTTATGCACACGCGACACCGGTAATTCGTCGTTTAGCACGTGAATTCGGTGTGAACTTAGATAAAGTGAAAGGTTCAGGTCGTAAAGGTCGTATTGTTAAAGAAGATATCCAAGCATACGTTAAAACTGCAGTTAAAGCGTTTGAAACAGGTACTGTTGCAGCGGCAGCAGGTAACGGTGTTGCAAACGGTGCAGGTTTAGGCTTATTACCATGGCCGAAAGTAGACTTCAGCAAATTCGGTGAAGTTGAAGAAGTAGAATTAAGCCGTATCAATAAGATTTCTGGTGCGAACTTACACCGTAACTGGGTAATGATTCCTCACGTTACACACTTCGATCGTACAGATATCACAGAATTAGAAGCATTCCGTAAAGAACAGAACAAGATTGTTGAAAAACAAAAACTTGATGTGAAGATCACACCAGTTGTGTTCATTATGAAAGCGGTTGCGAAAGCATTAGAAGCATACCCACGTTTCAATAGCTCAATTTCTGAAGACGGTCAAAAATTAACAATTAAGAAATACATCAACATTGGTGTTGCGGTTGATACACCAAACGGCTTAGTTGTTCCAGTGTTCAAAAATGTGAACAAGAAAGGTATCATCGAACTTTCACGTGAGTTAATGGAAGTGTCTAAGAAAGCGCGTGACGGTAAACTTTCAGGTTCTGATATGCAAGGTGGTTGTTTCACTATTTCAAGCCTTGGCGGTATCGGTACAACTCACTTCACACCAATCGTGAACGCTCCAGAAGTTGCAATTTTAGGTGTATCTAAGTCTGAAATGGCACCGGTATGGAATGGTAAAGAGTTCGAGCCACGCTTAATGCTTCCACTTTCATTATCATTCGACCACCGTGTAATTGATGGTGCTGATGGTGCGAGATTCTTAAGCTACATCAATGGTGTATTAGCAGACATTCGTCGCTTAGTTATGTAA
- the lpdA gene encoding dihydrolipoyl dehydrogenase — translation MSKEIKTQVVVLGAGPAGYSAAFRCADLGLETVIVERYSTLGGVCLNVGCIPSKALLHVAKVIEEAKHAEKNGITFGEPTIDLDKVRAGKEAVVSKLTGGLAGMAKARKVTVVEGLAAFTDPNTLVARDRDGNPTTIKFDNAIIAAGSRPIQLPFIPHEDPRIWDSTDALKLKEVPKKLLVMGGGIIGLEMGTVYHALGAEVEVVEMFDQVIPAADKDVVAIYTKQIEKKFKLMLETKVTAVEAKDDGIYVSMEGKACNDTKRYDAVLVAIGRVPNGKLIDAGKAGVNVDDRGFIAVDKQMRTNVPHIFAIGDIVGQPMLAHKGVHEGHVAAEVIAGQKHYFDPKVIPSIAYTEPEVAWVGKTEKECRQEGLNFEVAKFPWAASGRAIASECSEGMTKLIFDKDTHRLLGGAIVGSNGGELLGEIGLAIEMGCDAEDIALTIHAHPTLHESVGLAAEVFEGSITDLPNAKAKKR, via the coding sequence ATGAGCAAAGAAATCAAAACGCAAGTCGTAGTGCTTGGTGCAGGTCCTGCCGGTTACTCAGCAGCATTCCGTTGTGCTGACTTAGGCTTAGAAACTGTAATTGTTGAGCGTTACTCAACTTTAGGTGGTGTGTGCTTAAACGTAGGTTGTATCCCGTCTAAAGCATTATTACACGTTGCGAAAGTTATTGAAGAAGCAAAACATGCAGAGAAAAATGGTATTACATTTGGTGAGCCGACAATTGATTTAGATAAAGTTCGTGCAGGTAAAGAAGCAGTTGTGTCTAAATTAACCGGTGGTTTAGCAGGTATGGCTAAAGCACGTAAAGTAACTGTGGTAGAAGGTTTAGCAGCATTTACTGATCCGAATACTTTAGTTGCTCGTGACCGTGACGGTAATCCAACAACAATTAAATTCGATAACGCAATTATTGCTGCGGGTTCTCGCCCAATTCAGCTTCCGTTTATCCCACACGAAGATCCTCGTATTTGGGATTCAACAGATGCGCTTAAACTAAAAGAAGTACCGAAAAAATTACTCGTAATGGGTGGTGGTATCATCGGTTTAGAAATGGGTACGGTGTATCACGCTTTAGGTGCAGAAGTTGAAGTGGTTGAAATGTTTGACCAAGTAATTCCTGCAGCAGATAAAGATGTTGTTGCGATCTACACCAAACAAATCGAGAAAAAATTCAAGCTAATGCTTGAAACTAAAGTAACTGCAGTTGAAGCGAAAGATGACGGTATCTATGTTTCAATGGAAGGTAAAGCGTGTAACGACACTAAACGTTATGATGCGGTATTAGTTGCTATCGGTCGTGTACCAAACGGTAAATTAATCGATGCAGGTAAAGCGGGTGTTAACGTTGATGATCGTGGTTTCATCGCAGTTGACAAACAAATGCGTACAAACGTACCACACATCTTTGCTATCGGTGATATCGTTGGTCAGCCAATGTTAGCTCACAAAGGTGTTCATGAAGGTCACGTAGCTGCAGAAGTTATTGCAGGTCAAAAACACTACTTCGATCCGAAAGTGATTCCATCAATCGCTTATACTGAACCAGAAGTTGCTTGGGTAGGTAAAACTGAAAAAGAATGTCGTCAAGAAGGCTTAAACTTTGAAGTGGCGAAGTTCCCATGGGCTGCATCAGGTCGTGCGATTGCTTCTGAGTGTTCAGAAGGTATGACTAAACTTATCTTCGATAAAGATACACACCGTTTACTCGGTGGTGCAATCGTAGGTAGCAACGGTGGTGAATTATTAGGTGAAATCGGCCTTGCAATCGAAATGGGTTGTGATGCGGAAGATATCGCTTTAACTATCCACGCTCACCCTACATTACACGAATCTGTAGGTTTAGCAGCAGAAGTGTTTGAAGGTTCTATCACAGACTTACCAAACGCAAAAGCGAAAAAACGCTAA
- a CDS encoding DUF4298 domain-containing protein has translation MQQNIQQMQDNYGKLVKLLPELEKSLSRWEEAYQIMQQLNQFYHSSLWLELYDNADNIRLETHGNYSVLSQDAIWNAVTEQYELAKKLNKTLSKIVITE, from the coding sequence ATGCAGCAAAATATTCAACAAATGCAAGATAACTACGGTAAGTTAGTTAAACTCTTACCGGAATTAGAAAAAAGCCTCAGCCGGTGGGAAGAAGCCTATCAGATCATGCAGCAACTCAATCAGTTTTATCATAGCTCCTTGTGGCTAGAGCTCTACGATAATGCAGACAATATCCGCCTTGAAACTCATGGAAATTACAGTGTACTTTCTCAAGATGCTATCTGGAATGCGGTTACAGAACAATATGAACTCGCTAAAAAGTTAAATAAAACGCTTTCTAAGATAGTCATCACTGAATAA
- the ushA gene encoding bifunctional UDP-sugar hydrolase/5'-nucleotidase UshA gives MKFNKTLLSVALLSATSAMAYQADKTYTFTLLHTNDIHGHFWHNDKGEYGLAAQKALIDNIKKEVEAKGGSTIILNAGDINTGVPESDMQNARPDYEGLNAIGYEAMVLGNHEFDFPLQVLSMQEKWANFPLISANVINKRTQKELTKPYVMLDKQGLKVAVVGLTTEDTGKLGNPDVTENVIFKDPISTAKETLTEINKIEKPDVRIALTHMGWYLDGKHGSNAPGDVTMARTLDKGAFDIIIGGHTHDTVCFDEKGQFRVKYTPGDSCKPDFQNGTWIMQAGEWGKYVGRADFEFKNGKTTLVKYELIPINLKKTIKKEDGKKEYQLYQAEIKPDQALFEHLKKYQDEGDKLLNVEVGEVKGLLDGKREHVRFVQTNLGRLISQSQKERVKADIGIVNSGGVRASIEEGKVTYKTLLTVQPFGNMISTIDLKGQELLDFLTTVALKEVDTGAYPQFAGISMTVDRAAKAISNVKIAGKPFDPNKTYKVSIPDYLTAGGDGYPVMKKHPSYVNTGFIDAEMLKKYFEENKVIDASKFDPKEDIIFK, from the coding sequence ATGAAATTTAACAAAACTCTTCTCTCTGTTGCACTACTTTCAGCAACTTCTGCAATGGCATACCAAGCAGACAAAACCTACACATTTACCCTCCTACATACAAATGATATCCACGGCCATTTCTGGCACAATGACAAAGGCGAATATGGCCTTGCTGCTCAAAAAGCTTTGATTGATAACATTAAAAAGGAAGTAGAGGCAAAAGGTGGCTCAACCATTATCTTAAATGCCGGTGATATTAATACCGGCGTACCTGAATCCGATATGCAAAATGCTCGTCCTGATTACGAAGGTTTAAATGCAATTGGTTATGAAGCGATGGTATTAGGTAACCATGAATTTGATTTCCCGCTTCAGGTACTAAGTATGCAAGAGAAATGGGCTAATTTCCCACTTATATCTGCAAATGTAATCAATAAACGCACTCAAAAAGAACTTACTAAACCTTATGTAATGCTAGACAAGCAAGGATTAAAAGTTGCTGTTGTCGGGTTAACCACAGAAGATACAGGTAAATTAGGTAATCCCGATGTAACAGAAAATGTTATCTTTAAAGACCCAATTAGCACAGCTAAAGAGACGTTAACTGAAATTAATAAAATCGAAAAACCGGATGTACGCATTGCGTTAACCCATATGGGATGGTACTTAGATGGTAAACATGGCAGCAATGCACCTGGTGATGTAACTATGGCAAGAACTCTAGATAAAGGTGCATTTGATATCATTATCGGAGGCCATACTCATGATACCGTATGTTTTGACGAAAAAGGTCAATTTAGAGTGAAATATACCCCAGGCGATAGCTGTAAACCTGATTTCCAAAATGGAACTTGGATTATGCAAGCCGGAGAATGGGGCAAATATGTAGGGCGTGCTGATTTTGAATTTAAAAACGGCAAAACCACATTGGTTAAATATGAACTTATTCCAATTAACCTGAAAAAAACTATCAAAAAAGAAGATGGAAAAAAGGAATACCAACTTTACCAAGCTGAAATCAAACCGGATCAAGCGCTATTTGAACACTTAAAAAAATATCAAGATGAAGGTGATAAATTATTAAACGTCGAAGTTGGTGAAGTGAAGGGCTTATTAGACGGTAAACGTGAACACGTACGCTTCGTTCAAACAAACTTAGGACGCTTAATTTCTCAATCACAAAAAGAGCGTGTAAAAGCAGATATCGGTATCGTGAACTCTGGAGGTGTACGTGCTTCTATTGAAGAAGGTAAGGTAACTTATAAAACTTTATTAACAGTTCAACCTTTTGGTAATATGATTTCTACGATTGATCTTAAGGGCCAAGAGTTATTAGATTTCTTAACAACTGTTGCATTAAAAGAAGTTGATACAGGCGCATATCCTCAATTTGCTGGCATTTCTATGACGGTAGATCGTGCAGCGAAAGCGATCTCAAATGTTAAAATTGCAGGAAAACCGTTTGACCCGAATAAAACATATAAAGTATCTATTCCAGATTATCTAACTGCCGGTGGTGATGGTTACCCAGTAATGAAAAAACATCCTAGCTACGTAAATACCGGCTTTATTGATGCAGAAATGTTGAAAAAATACTTTGAAGAAAATAAGGTGATTGACGCAAGTAAATTTGATCCTAAAGAAGATATCATCTTTAAGTAA